The sequence AATTGGGAAGAAGTAATTGAGAAAATTATGAGCAGAAATATCAAATAATTTTTTCAATGGATAACAAAGCTGTTTTTTTGTCCAATCCACCTGCGTAGCCGGTAAGTGTTCCATTTTTGCCGATTACGCGATGACAAGGAATGATAATGGAAATTTTATTACGCCCAACAGCCTGTCCGACAGCTTGTGCTGACATATGTGCAATACCTTTTTGCTTGGCGATTTGAGCTGCGATGTCTCCGTAAGTTGTTGTCTGACCATAGGGAATCTGTTCTAAAATATTCCATACGGCAGTTTGAAAAGGGGTGCCTGTCATATGAATAGGCGGAGTGAAATCAGGGGTTTGTCCAGAAAAATAAAGGTCAAGCCATTGCTTCGTCTGATTGAAGACAGGCAGCTCTTTTTCTTGATGCTCCGGATCAAGATTGTAGGCGTAGTGTAGCTGATTTTCAAACCAAAGACCGGTCAGACCAATGTCATCAGCAGCCATCAAAAGCTTTCCGAGTGGTGAGGAATAATAGTTAGTATATTTCATAAGAATCTCCTTAAAATTTTATATTGGTATTATACCAATTTGAAGAAACGCTTACAACAGGTATGGTGAAGAGAAACTTGCAAATATGAATGGCGTAAAATTGAAAAAAGGATGAAATATGGAAATATAATTGACGATGTGGAAAGAAAACGGTAAAATAGAGGAAAGAGGTGATGGTATGACGATTGAAGAGATGAAAAAAAGAAAGAGAGAACTGGGATATACATATGAACAGATCTCAAAGATGTCAAATGTGCCGCTCGGAACGGTGCAAAAGATATTTGCGGGTGTGACGGAGTCTCCGAGATATGATACGATCGCGGCATTATCACAGATTTTTCAGAATGATACGGTTTCTTGTGTGCAGGAAGCTCAGAGTATTTATAACGTGAAGAGGCAGGGGGCGTATACGTTGGAAGATTACTATGCTTTGCCAGAGGAACAGAGGGTAGAGCTGATCGATGGTGTGATTTACGATATGTCCGCACCGACATCGGTACATCAACTTTTGGGGACGGAGATATTGCTTGTATTAAAAGATTATATCAGAAAGCAACATGGACGATGTGTTCCTATTGCTTCTCCGATTGACGTACAGCTTGATTGCGATGATAAGACGATGGTACAGCCGGATGTCATTGTGGTTTGTGATCGGGAAAAGATTCAGAATCGTTGTATTTTTGGTGCGCCGGATTTTGTCGCGGAAGTATTGTCAGAGTCTACCAGAAAGAAGGATTTGGTGCTTAAGCTGAACAAGTATATGACCGCCGGAGTGCGAGAGTATTGGCTGGTAGATCCTGATAGAAAAAAAGTGATCGTGTACGATTTTGAAAAAGAAGATTATCCGATGATGTATGGATTTGAAGCAAGAATACCGGTAGGTATTTTCGATGGAGAGTGCGAGGTTGATTTTCAAGAAATCTATGCATATGTAAAAGATATTGTCGGTGATTGGAATTAAAAAGAATCCTGCATCTAAGCGGAGATGCGGGATTCTTTTTCTTCGAATAATGTGCGGACTTTTGTGATGACACTGTCAAATGCCAGTGCATATAAAGAGCCGAAGGCATTGTTGAAGATACGTAAAAAGATTGCCATAGGAAGTCCGAAAATCGGAGTGGCAATTGCCAATGCACCGAAAGAGTTAAACACTGTCTGCCATCCATAGGTCGCCGAAAGACCAACTCCGATACCACCGATCATTCCAATATAACTGTAGCAGCTTTCCGGAAGCACAGTATAGAGTACAAGAAAGCAGATGGCTCCGAGAATATTGCCGGGTGCACGGAATTTGACGCGATATTCCATATCTTTACGAAATGGAAGCAGAACAGACATCGCTGCAATACCAATCCACATCACACGCGGAATTCCGAGAAGTGAAGCAATTAGCATCGCACTGGAGACACCGAGTGTCAGACGAATCTGCCATCTTGTGCGAGCAGAAGACAAATCAAACTCCTGAAACAGATGCCGGAAACTTCGTTTATAAGACATTTTTTTGTGGTTCCGGTATAAAATCAAAGCAGTAGATGCTGCACCGACTAAAAGTCCAATCAGTCGGAGGGTATAATCATGTCCGCTGACATCGTATCCCTGCAATAACAGATAAGCTAACACAAATGTGGAGTGATTGGACATAATGACATTGTGGCAGCCGAGCAGCATCAGAGCAAAGATACAGATTATGTTCACAAAGAATGCGATACCCGGAGAGACCATATTGGTCAATCTTGGACCAACTGCGAGAATACAGAAGATGATCAGAATACTAAATGCGCCATGCGGATTGTGAATACCCATATCGGCATAACGAAATACCATGACGGATAATAATACAACGACACCGACAATGCTATTGTTTGCTCCGAAAAGTTTTGTGTAAATAGTAACAAAAGCAACGCAAAACGAAACGGTTAATAAAATTTTAAATAAATAGATTGCGATGTGCTTTCGTTTTTCTTTAGGGTCAGTTATGCTTGCGATATAGGATTTTGAGCCGACCTGATCCAATTGTAATTCTTGATAAAAAGTCATATGACTACCTCCCTGTTTTTTTATCTTGCAGCAATTCATTTGCTGTCTGAATCTGTGTGGTTAATGATTCGAAAGATTCTGCGCCGAGTACTTCTCTCAGTTTGTAGATTGGCTCCAGATAATAGCGATAGGTGCAATCCAGTTCCATATTTCCAGTCTCTGTAATCAAAAGCACATAACTACGTTTGTCTGTCTCACAATAGTGTTTTTTAAGAAATCCTTTCTTTTCCAGATGGTCGATCAGACGGCTGACTGCGGATTTGTAAAGTCCCATCTGGACAGTCAAATCCTGAGGAGTCAGGGCGTGATCTGACAGTACGATTCTGGAAAGCAGATCTATTTCCTGAGCGGATGTGATTCCTTCCTTTTTGGCACGTCTTACGTGAAGTGTAGAAAAAAGTCGAATTTCCTGCATGATCTTCATCATATCCAGCCATGTGTAATCTCGCATAAACTAGCCTCCTTTTGGATAGTTAACAAAGTAAACTATATAGTATCATATGCGAAATAGAGAGAAATGTCAAGGTAACAGTAACCAAAAAGTCTTTTCTTGACGGGGAAAATGTGTGGACGTATACTGAAATTAACTATGACGAATATATAAGGAGAGAGAAGAGATGACAAGATTAGAACAACAGATACAATTTCTTGTGGAGATTGATAAAGTGAAAAATATTTTTCGCCAGACGTATCTGGCAGATGGAAACAGAAAAGAAAATGATGCTGAGCATTCTTGGCATATTGCATTGATGGCGTTTTTATTGAAAGAACATGTGGAGGAGCCGGTAGATGTAATGAAAGTGATTATCATGGTGCTGATTCATGATCTGGTAGAGATTGATGCGGGAGACACTTATGCGTATGATGCAGCAGGGGCAACTGATAAGCGTGAGAGGGAAGAAAAAGCGGCAGACCGTATTTTTGGCTTGCTTCCAAAAGATCAGGGGATATATTTTAGAGAATTATGGGAAGAATTTGAGGCTTACGAGACTGCCGATGCAAAGTATGCACATCTGTTAGATAATTTTCAGCCGGTTTTATTAAATGATGCATCCGGTGGGAAGAGTTGGGCGGAACATGGAGTAAAAAAGTCACAGATTTATAAGAGAAATGAAAAAGTGGAAGCGACATCAAAATCAGTGTGGGAGATGATGCAAAAGATCGTACAGAAAAACATAACACCTGGAAACATAAAAGACGAATAAGAAATTTTCATATGAAAGATGAGGAAATTGCGAAGATGCATGGAATTACGCGAGAAAATGTAAGAATACGTTCTAGGGCGAAACAAAAATTAATAGAACGATTGGAGGGAGAATCATGAAAGAATGGAATGAAAACAAATTAGATCAGGAATTGGAAGCGATGCTGGAAGATATGCCGCAGCAGGAAGAACTGGAGAAGAAAATTGAACAGAGAATGAAGAAAAAGATTCAGAAGATTGTATGCTGTACGTTGGCCGGAATTATTGGAGTGGTTCTTGTGCTGTTGCTTATTATTAATCCATTTTTAAATGCAATTTTTATCAACCCGGCAAAGCTAAATGAGGGAGAGCACAGTCAGATGCAGACAACTCTGAAAAATTATTGGGAGACGACACAGCCGTATGCGGAACTCGTTGCATTAAAAGTAAAGAAAAAGGGATTTGCAGGATATGAGTTGTCTATGCAAATTACAGACCGGAGAAGTCCGGTGATTTATGGTGCGCCAAATGTGTGGGTTGATATGAAGTTTGGAAAATATGTGAACTGGAGAGACAGTGGATTCGTAACTTCATTTCGGGCAAATCGATTTGAGAATCCATATGAAGAAAAAGAAAAATATCTTGAAAAAATCAAAGAACTTCCGGAATCTTCGATTTTATATCTTTCTGTCGGGGCAGAGAGTCCGAAAGTGGTGGAAGAACTTCGGAAAGAAGCTGTGGATGTGCAATGGGTGGAAGTCTATCAGCCAAATTCATCGTTTCAAGGAGGGCTTGCGTTGCGGGATTCTTTGATTGGTGGAGAGGATGCAGCGCGAACAGAGATGACAGAGGCGCAGTTGAAAGAGACGTATCTTTCTCACTTAAAAGATTTGCTGGACCATATGGATATATGGAACTCTTTAGATTTACAAAGCAGTAAATATGTATTTCCGGGTGAAGGGAAAGAGAGTGCACTGAGAGAATGTTATGAAGATGCGAAACAATTAGATGTGTTGGAAGCAAAGAATTATTGTATCTCAGGAAAGCGAGATGAAATTGTAGAGTATTTAGAGAAGACGGATATTAGCTCGATTCTAGTTGACGAAGTCAAATTAAGTGAATTGAGCAATTAAATACTGTTACTGTTTCTAGAAAAGATACAAAAAGCCCATAAAACATATTGACAAGGTAGGAATTAAGGGGTAATATCTAAGAAATAAAAAAGCATTGGAGATGGGGTATATGAAAATAGTGTTTTTAATGTTGAGACATAATTTCAGAAATGGGCGAATGTGCTGTGATTGTTAAGAAAATCGAGAACCAGACAATTTGATAAAAAGAGAGGTAGAAAATATGGGATATAGATTTGAGACATTACAGTTACATGTAGGACAGGAACAGGCAGACGTTGCAACAGATGCGAGAGCAGTACCGATTTATCAGACGACATCGTATGTGTTTCACGATTCTGCACATGCCGCAGCCAGATTTGGACTTAGCGATGCGGGAAACATCTATGGAAGATTGACGAACTCTACACAAGATGTGTTGGAAAAAAGAATCGCTGCATTAGAAGGTGGTGTGGCGGCATTGGCAGTTGCATCCGGAGCTGCAGCGATTGCGTATACGATTGAGGCACTCGCACAGGCAGGTGACCATATTGTAGCACAGAAGACGATATACGGAGGCACCTATAATTTGTTGGAGAACACTCTTACAAGACAGGGAATACAGACGACATTTGTCAATGTACACGACATTCAGGAAGTAGAAGATGCGGTACAGGAACAGACGAAAGCGATTTATCTTGAGACATTAGGTAACCCAAACAGCGATATCCCGGACATAGAAGCGATTGCCGAGATTGCACATAGACATAATATTCCGCTTGTGATTGACAACACATTTGGAACCCCATATCTTATTCAACCGATTCAATATGGAGCGGATATCGTTGTACATTCTGCAACAAAGTTCATTGGCGGTCATGGGACATCTCTCGGAGGTATTATTGTAGATTCCGGAAAGTTTGATTGGAAGAAATCCGGAAAATATCCGAACATTGCAGAGGCAAATCCGAGCTACCACGGTATTTCCTTTGTGGATGCCGCCGGGGAGGCTGCTTTTGTGACATATATCAGAGCAATTTTGCTGAGAGACAAAGGAGCGTGCATTTCTCCATTTAATGCTTTCCTTTTACTGCAAGGTGTGGAGACTTTGTCACTGAGATTGGAAAGACATATAGAGAACACAAAAAAAGTTGTAGCATTTTTGGAAAATCACCCGAAAGTAAAGCGTGTAAATCACCCATCTTTATCAGAACATCCGGATCACGCATTATATGAAAAATATTTTCCAAATGGTGCAGGTTCGATCTTTACATTTGATATTGTTGGCGGTGAAAAAGAAGCACACAAATTTATTGACAGTCTACAGATTTTTTCACTGCTTGCGAATGTGGCGGATGTAAAGAGCCTCGTTATTCATCCGGCGACAACAACACATTCACAACTGTCAAAAGAAGAATTGGAAGAGCAGCAGATTTATGATAGTACAGTCAGACTGTCCATTGGAACAGAACATATTGAAGATATCTTAGAAGATATTGGGCAGGCTTTAGAACAAATTTAAGAACGAACGGATAATGGGCACATGATGTAGAGTCATGTGCCTTTTTGCATATAGTAATTGTGTAGAGTGAAATGTATTCTTTTGGTTGAAAACAACTATATATTGTGGTATTCTGTTTTAGAAAATACTATAAATAGTAATGAGGTAAAAATATGGGAAATAGAAAAAAGATGATAGAGACGTTTGAAAAGTTTACAGAAATTGCCTCTTATATGGAAGCGATTCAGAAAGATTTCCCGGAAGATATATATTATCTGGGAATATTGGAAGATAAATTTCTGACATTTCAGAAACCGGAACTCTCAATAGAAGAAAATCTGCAACTTTTGATCAAGGCGGCTGTGGAGTTGACTACACAGGAAGCCCCAAAATGGGAGATGATTGCAGCGAGGCTGTTGTTGTTTACTTTTGAAAGAGAACTGAGGAAAGCGGAAGAATCATGTCAGATTACAACACTGTATGAAAAAATTGTATATCTGACAGGGCGGGGGCTATATGGACAGTATATTTTGGAGAATTATACGAAAGAGGAAATCGATGAATTTGAGACATTTTTAGCTCCTGAAAGAAATGATTTATTTACGTATTCGGGATTGGAATTGCTGCTCAACCGTTATGTGATCCACACCGGACAAGGTGTGGCGCTGGAAAGCCCGCAGGAGATGTTTCTTGGAATTGCCATGCATTTGGCGATGAAAGAGCAGAAAGACAGGGCGCCTTGGGTAAAACGCTTTTACGATATGCTCAGTAAACTTCAAGTGACGATGGCGACACCGACGTTATCGAATGCAAGAAAGCCGTATCACCAACTTTCTTCCTGCTTCATCGATATTGTTCCGGATAGTTTAAATGGAATTTACCGAAGTATCGATAATTTTGCCAAAGTAAGTAAATTTGGTGGAGGAATGGGAATGTATTTTGGAAAAGTGCGGGCAAGCGGAAGCGCTATCCGAGGATTTGAGGGGGCAGCAGGAGGTGTGATACGTTGGATTCGTCTTGCAAACGACACGGCGGTCGCAGTTGATCAGCTTGGTGTGCGCCAAGGGGCAGTTGCAGTTTATCTTGATGTGTGGCACAGAGATCTGCCGGAGTTTTTGAATTTGCGAACAAATAATGGGGATGACCGGATGAAGGCGCATGATGTGTTCCCGGCGGTCTGCTACCCGGATTATTTTTGGGAGCAGGCAAGAGACAATATCGAGGGAGACTGGTATCTGATGTGTCCTCACGAGATTTTGACGGTGAAGGGCTATGCGCTGGAAGACTGTTATGGAGAAGCGTGGAAAGAAAAATATTTGGACTGTGTGCAGGATGATCAGATTAAAAAGAGAGTCGTTCCGATTAAAGACATTATCCGGCTGATTATCAAAAGCGCAGTGGAGACCGGAACACCGTTTACATTTAATCGGGATCATGTCAACCGCATGAATCCAAATGGACATAAAGGCATGATTTATTGCAGTAATCTTTGTACGGAGATTGCGCAGAATATGAGCGGAATCGAAGAAGTGGAAGAGCGAGTGGAAACGGTGAATGGAGAAACAGTGGTTGTCACGGTCACAAAACCGGGCGAGTTTGTTGTATGTAATCTGGCGAGCCTGTCTCTGGGACATCTGAACGTGGAAGACGGGGAAGAGATTGCGGATATTACAAAATGTGCGGTGCGGGCGCTTGACAATGTCATTGATCTGAATTTCTTTCCTGTTCCATATGCGAAAATCAATAATGAGAAATATCGCCCGATCGGACTGGGTGTGAGTGGGTATCACCATATGCTTGCAAAACAGGGAATTTCATGGGAGAGCGAGCAGCATTTACAATTTGTCGGGGACGTATTTTCTAAAATCCATTATGCTGCGATTGAGGCGAGCAGCGAGATTGCGAAAGAAAAGGGAAGTTACACATATTTTGAGGGAAGCGATTGGCAGACAGGAAAATATTTTGATAAACGACATTTGAAGACAGAAAAATGGAATCAGCTTCGGGAAAAAGTGAAACAGCAGGGACTCCGAAATGCTTACCTTTTAGCGATAGCGCCGACGAGCAGTACAAGCATTATCGCCGGAACGAGTGCAGGACTTGACCCGATCATGAATCGGTATTTCCTCGAAGAAAAGAAAAATGGATTGATGCCGCGTGTTGCACCGGAGCTTTCTATGGAGACGTTCTGGTATTACAAAAATGCACACTACATCGATCAGAAGTGGTCCGTGCGCGCCTGTGGAGTGCGTCAGCGTCATATCGATCAGGCACAGAGCATGAATCTTTATATTACGAACGAGTATACGTTCCGAAAAGTGTTGGATCTTTATATTCTTGCGTGGGAAGAAGGTGTGAAAACGATTTATTATATACGTTCAAAAAGTTTGGAAGTGGAGGAATGTGAAGTCTGCTCTTCTTAGTAAATGGCAACAGAAAGGGATGGAATAATGGAACAATTAAAGAAAAGACCGCTTTTTAATCCGAACGGAGATATACAGGTTCAGAAGCGGAAAATGATTGGTGGAAACACAACAAATCTCAATGATTTTAACAATATGAAATACACATGGGTGAGCGGCTGGTATCGCCAGGCGATGAATAATTTCTGGATTCCGGAGGAAATTAATCTGGGAGTGGATATTAAAGATTATCGAAATCTTCCGAAAGCAGAAAAACGGGCATACGATAAAATTCTGTCATTTCTCATTTTTCTTGATAGTATCCAGACGGCAAATCTTCCGGGGATCAGCGAGTATATCACGGCAAATGAGGTCAATCTATGTCTGTCTATTCAGGCATTTCAGGAGGCGGTGCACAGCCAAAGTTACAGCTACATGCTGGATACCATCTGCGAGCCGCAGGAGCGAAACGAGGTTTTGTATCAGTGGAAGGAAGATGAACATTTGCTTGCGAGAAATGAATTTATCGGAAATCTTTATAATGCATTTCAGACAGAAAAGAGCATGGAAATGCTGGTGAAGACGATTGTGGCAAACTATATTTTAGAAGGGATCTATTTTTACAGCGGATTTATGTTCTTCTATAATCTTGGGAGAAACCAGCTTATGCCGGGTTCGGTACAGGAGATTCGCTATATCAATCGGGATGAAAACACTCATTTGTGGTTGTTTCGCAATATTTTAATTGAACTGAAGAAAGAACAACCGGATCTATTTACCGAGCAATATATAGACGAATACCGCAGTATGATCAAAGAGGGCTGCGAGCAGGAAATCAAGTGGGGACATTACGTAATCGGAGATGATGTGCAAGGACTGAATAGGGAAATGATCACGGATTACGTGCAGTATCTTGGAAATTTGCGATGCACAAACCTCGGGTTTGCACCAATTTATGAAGGGCATGAGACAGAGCCGGAGAGTATGCGTTGGGTGAGCCAGTATTCAAATGCAAATGCAATTAAGACAGATTTCTTTGAGGCGAGAAGTACCGCGTATGCAAAAAGCAGTG comes from Coprococcus phoceensis and encodes:
- a CDS encoding MarR family winged helix-turn-helix transcriptional regulator; the encoded protein is MRDYTWLDMMKIMQEIRLFSTLHVRRAKKEGITSAQEIDLLSRIVLSDHALTPQDLTVQMGLYKSAVSRLIDHLEKKGFLKKHYCETDKRSYVLLITETGNMELDCTYRYYLEPIYKLREVLGAESFESLTTQIQTANELLQDKKTGR
- a CDS encoding Uma2 family endonuclease; this translates as MWKENGKIEERGDGMTIEEMKKRKRELGYTYEQISKMSNVPLGTVQKIFAGVTESPRYDTIAALSQIFQNDTVSCVQEAQSIYNVKRQGAYTLEDYYALPEEQRVELIDGVIYDMSAPTSVHQLLGTEILLVLKDYIRKQHGRCVPIASPIDVQLDCDDKTMVQPDVIVVCDREKIQNRCIFGAPDFVAEVLSESTRKKDLVLKLNKYMTAGVREYWLVDPDRKKVIVYDFEKEDYPMMYGFEARIPVGIFDGECEVDFQEIYAYVKDIVGDWN
- a CDS encoding O-acetylhomoserine aminocarboxypropyltransferase/cysteine synthase family protein, with the translated sequence MGYRFETLQLHVGQEQADVATDARAVPIYQTTSYVFHDSAHAAARFGLSDAGNIYGRLTNSTQDVLEKRIAALEGGVAALAVASGAAAIAYTIEALAQAGDHIVAQKTIYGGTYNLLENTLTRQGIQTTFVNVHDIQEVEDAVQEQTKAIYLETLGNPNSDIPDIEAIAEIAHRHNIPLVIDNTFGTPYLIQPIQYGADIVVHSATKFIGGHGTSLGGIIVDSGKFDWKKSGKYPNIAEANPSYHGISFVDAAGEAAFVTYIRAILLRDKGACISPFNAFLLLQGVETLSLRLERHIENTKKVVAFLENHPKVKRVNHPSLSEHPDHALYEKYFPNGAGSIFTFDIVGGEKEAHKFIDSLQIFSLLANVADVKSLVIHPATTTHSQLSKEELEEQQIYDSTVRLSIGTEHIEDILEDIGQALEQI
- a CDS encoding HD domain-containing protein, whose protein sequence is MTRLEQQIQFLVEIDKVKNIFRQTYLADGNRKENDAEHSWHIALMAFLLKEHVEEPVDVMKVIIMVLIHDLVEIDAGDTYAYDAAGATDKREREEKAADRIFGLLPKDQGIYFRELWEEFEAYETADAKYAHLLDNFQPVLLNDASGGKSWAEHGVKKSQIYKRNEKVEATSKSVWEMMQKIVQKNITPGNIKDE
- a CDS encoding ribonucleotide-diphosphate reductase subunit beta, with the protein product MEQLKKRPLFNPNGDIQVQKRKMIGGNTTNLNDFNNMKYTWVSGWYRQAMNNFWIPEEINLGVDIKDYRNLPKAEKRAYDKILSFLIFLDSIQTANLPGISEYITANEVNLCLSIQAFQEAVHSQSYSYMLDTICEPQERNEVLYQWKEDEHLLARNEFIGNLYNAFQTEKSMEMLVKTIVANYILEGIYFYSGFMFFYNLGRNQLMPGSVQEIRYINRDENTHLWLFRNILIELKKEQPDLFTEQYIDEYRSMIKEGCEQEIKWGHYVIGDDVQGLNREMITDYVQYLGNLRCTNLGFAPIYEGHETEPESMRWVSQYSNANAIKTDFFEARSTAYAKSSALVDDL
- a CDS encoding ribonucleoside-diphosphate reductase subunit alpha; this encodes MGNRKKMIETFEKFTEIASYMEAIQKDFPEDIYYLGILEDKFLTFQKPELSIEENLQLLIKAAVELTTQEAPKWEMIAARLLLFTFERELRKAEESCQITTLYEKIVYLTGRGLYGQYILENYTKEEIDEFETFLAPERNDLFTYSGLELLLNRYVIHTGQGVALESPQEMFLGIAMHLAMKEQKDRAPWVKRFYDMLSKLQVTMATPTLSNARKPYHQLSSCFIDIVPDSLNGIYRSIDNFAKVSKFGGGMGMYFGKVRASGSAIRGFEGAAGGVIRWIRLANDTAVAVDQLGVRQGAVAVYLDVWHRDLPEFLNLRTNNGDDRMKAHDVFPAVCYPDYFWEQARDNIEGDWYLMCPHEILTVKGYALEDCYGEAWKEKYLDCVQDDQIKKRVVPIKDIIRLIIKSAVETGTPFTFNRDHVNRMNPNGHKGMIYCSNLCTEIAQNMSGIEEVEERVETVNGETVVVTVTKPGEFVVCNLASLSLGHLNVEDGEEIADITKCAVRALDNVIDLNFFPVPYAKINNEKYRPIGLGVSGYHHMLAKQGISWESEQHLQFVGDVFSKIHYAAIEASSEIAKEKGSYTYFEGSDWQTGKYFDKRHLKTEKWNQLREKVKQQGLRNAYLLAIAPTSSTSIIAGTSAGLDPIMNRYFLEEKKNGLMPRVAPELSMETFWYYKNAHYIDQKWSVRACGVRQRHIDQAQSMNLYITNEYTFRKVLDLYILAWEEGVKTIYYIRSKSLEVEECEVCSS
- a CDS encoding methylated-DNA--[protein]-cysteine S-methyltransferase translates to MKYTNYYSSPLGKLLMAADDIGLTGLWFENQLHYAYNLDPEHQEKELPVFNQTKQWLDLYFSGQTPDFTPPIHMTGTPFQTAVWNILEQIPYGQTTTYGDIAAQIAKQKGIAHMSAQAVGQAVGRNKISIIIPCHRVIGKNGTLTGYAGGLDKKTALLSIEKII
- a CDS encoding FUSC family protein is translated as MTFYQELQLDQVGSKSYIASITDPKEKRKHIAIYLFKILLTVSFCVAFVTIYTKLFGANNSIVGVVVLLSVMVFRYADMGIHNPHGAFSILIIFCILAVGPRLTNMVSPGIAFFVNIICIFALMLLGCHNVIMSNHSTFVLAYLLLQGYDVSGHDYTLRLIGLLVGAASTALILYRNHKKMSYKRSFRHLFQEFDLSSARTRWQIRLTLGVSSAMLIASLLGIPRVMWIGIAAMSVLLPFRKDMEYRVKFRAPGNILGAICFLVLYTVLPESCYSYIGMIGGIGVGLSATYGWQTVFNSFGALAIATPIFGLPMAIFLRIFNNAFGSLYALAFDSVITKVRTLFEEKESRISA